The following nucleotide sequence is from Cytobacillus luteolus.
TTTTCCCTACAAGTAAAGGTACTGTAGCTGTACTCACTTGTTATGATATTGAGTTCCCAGAAATCGTGAGAATGGCCAAAGCAATGGGGGCCGATGTAATCTTCTGTCCATCTTGTACAGATGATTCCCACGGTTTCCATCGTGTGCGCTATTCATGTCATGCTAGGACGATTGAAAATCAAGTATATGTTGTAACAACTGGAACAGTAGGTGCTTTACCAACAGTTGATTTTATGAGAGCAAACTATGGTCAGGCAGCAGTAATCACACCAAATGATGTACCATTCCCTCAACGTGGAATCATGATTGAAGGAGACATCAATAATGATATGATTGTCACTGCTGACTTAGATTTAGACCTTCTTTATGAGGTTCGTGAAAAAGGGTCTGTTACAACATGGCGTGACCGACGCGTGGATCTATATCCTGATTTTGAAGAACTTGTAAAACCTAAAAATGAATTAATTGGATAGGGGTGGTTTTGTGTATCGAAAAGAGTTATATCTCTATCAACAAGACACACCGATAAAAGCGATAGTTCGAAACTATATGAAAGAAGATTTTGATCAATTAATTGAAATTCAAAGAGAGTGTTTTCCACCGCCTTTTCCGTCAGATTTATTATGGAACGAAGAGCAATTAACAAATCACATTACTCTTTTTCCAGAAGGGGCCTTGTGTATAGAAATTGACGGTGAAGTTGTAGGATCTATGACAGGTCTTTTAGTAGATTTTGATCCTAATCACTCACAACATACATGGGAGGAAATAACAGACAGTGGTTATATTCGTACCCATAACTCAACCGGAAATACATTATATGTAGTCGATATAAGTGTAAAACCAGCATATCGAAAGTTAGATTTAGGTAAGTTATTAATGCAGTCTATGTATGATGTTGTCATTCATAAAGACCTTGATCGCCTGTTGGGGGGCGGAAGAATGCCGGGCTATCACCGGGTTTCAGAAGAGTTGAGTCCTCAGGATTATTTAAACAAGATAATTAGTGGTACGTTAAGAGACCCTGTAATTTCATTTCTATTACGATGTGGTAGAATGCCGGTAACACTTATTGAAAATTATCTTGAGGACGAAGAGTCTCTCAATTATGGAGTATTAATGGAATGGAGAAATCCATTTAAGTAAATGGTAGGTAGGAGGAAAAATTCATTGGAATATGTACAATTAACCGATATTAAAGATCCATTATTTGCACAAATGCACCAACTAATGCAAAAGATTTTCCCGAAAGAAGAAGTGCTAGACTTTGATTTGTGGGAAGGTCCATTACAAGATAATTCAATCCGTATTTTCGTAGCAGTTAATGAAGATGAAGTTGTTGGAGCAACTGAGTATCGCTATTATCCTGATACAAATATTGCAATGACAGATTTCACAATTATCGGAAAAGAAGGATTAGGAATTGGTCGATTTTTAGCTACTAAACGTTCAGAGGACTTAAAGCAACTTGCAAATGGTAAAGAAATTCTAGGGATGTTTGCAGAAATCTACAATCCTTACAAAGTAGAATCATTACCATTTGGTGAAGTATCGGTTATGAATCCGTTTGTAAGACGTGAAGTATTATCACACCTAGGCTATCAAAAGTTAAACTTTACCTATGTACACCCATCTTGGTTAAACGATGGTGAGGCAGTATCAGGTCTTGACTTATGCTTCTTACCATTCCAAGAAAACATCAAGTCCTTGGAAGGAAAGTTCATTGCGCAATTTTTAAAAACCTATTATAGTGTTTTATCCAATAAACCAGGACAATGGATTGAAATGGTGGAAGAATTAGAAGCAAGAGGATCTGTCGAGCTGTTACCAATTTAATATACGTAATATAAGCCTACTTAAGTGTTTTGAGTAGGCTTATTTTTTTAGAAATGGTACTATTATTTGTAATAAATTTGTTGGAAAGTGGTTTTGAAATGAGCTTACAGTGGGTTACGGTCTTAAATAAATATCGAGAACAAATGAATGGAAGTAAAGAAAGATCACGATTTATTTCCTTACATATTTTTGAAAAAGAATCTAGCTTTTCATTTTTCACAGAACAAGCGGGTATGTTATTTAATCATACAGGATCCTTGGAATATCAAATCGGTGATGACGAGTATAAAATACTTAACCAAGGAGAGCATCTTTTTTATCCAAAAGGAGTCACACTTACGATAGAGGTTAAAGAAGAGTGTTTTTGTACACAATTTTATTTAAAGAAAGAAATCATCGAGCAGTTTATCTGGTTACTTAAGCAATATGGAAACTACCCAACTTCAATTGAGAGTCAACCGTACAGAATTTGTATCTTCCAACAACCACAAACCAAACTCATTGACCATTTGCTGGAGGAGCAAATCCACTCTTACTTTGAGTTAAAGCAAGATCATGATTTTTTTATAAGTCTGTCTTTATGTAAAATCATGTATTATATTTTTCCGGATGAACACATGCTTTCGAAAATTGTTTATTTGGTAGAAACTCCTTTTTACCCAGAGGAAATTCAAAGGGTAGAAGCCTACATGCTTGAAAATTATCATCAACCTATTCGTATGAAGCAACTACTCGAAGTAGCAATGGTAAGTGAATCTAACTTAAATCGTTTATACAAAAAGCATTTTAACTTATCGCCGATGGAAAGGTTGACTGCGATCCGAATGGAGCAGGCTGCATTATTACTTAGGGATTCATCGACAACAATTACTGAAGTAGCTGTTCAGGTAGGATATCAAAGTATGTCCGCGTTTGTTCAGCAATTCAAGAAAAAATTTGGGGTATCTCCTAAAAAGTATCAGTCAAGTAAATAAAAGGATGTGTAAGCTATATGGAGGGTTTAAAACCTTTGAAAGGGCAGCATCATGTTTCTGCCATTACCGCAAATGCTAGTCAAAACTATCATTTTTATACGAAGATATTGGGCTTAAGGCTTGTAAAGAAAACAGTTAATCAGGATGATACCTCGATGTATCACTTGTTTTATGCAGATGAAAGAGGGAATCCGGGTACAGACTTAACCTTCTTTGAAATACCTAGAGCAGGACATACTTATTATGGAACAAACAGTATTTCTACAACTTCGTTACGAGTGCCAAATGATGCAGCTTTAGATTATTGGAAGAGTAGGTTTGAGGAATTTGGTGTTGAGTATGAGGAGGTTTCTCGTGCGACTGGGCGTGCAACGTTAGCTTTCAAGGATTTTGAAGGCCAAAGACTAGAGCTCGTTTCTGATGAACATAATCAAGGGGTAGAAGGTGGAAAGCCTTGGGACAAGAGTCCTGTACCGGTTGAACATGCGATTCTAGGGTTAGGTCCAGTTTATTTAACTGTAGAGGAAATTGAGAAAACCGCTAAAGTATTAACAGATGTATTAGGATACCGAAAAAAAGGGACGTATACATCGGAAGAGCGGTTTGAAGTAAGTATTTTTGAAACAGCAGAAGGTGGAACAGGGGCAGAAATTCATTTAGTAGAAAGAGCAGATTTGCCAAAAGAGAAGCCAGGCCGAGGAAGTGTACACCACGTGGCTTTTCGAGTCGAGAATCAAGAGGAACTAATGAAGTGGGTTCAATTACTAAAACAACTACGGATTCCGAGTTCGGGCTTTGTTGAACGGT
It contains:
- a CDS encoding carbon-nitrogen hydrolase family protein produces the protein MKLRVSAVQYHLHTINSFKEFENQVTHYVKTAAEFNSDFILFPEFITTQLMSIDSENVFSSINQLPHYTEQYYNLFSSLAKETNTHIIGGTHVIEENGKLYNVAHMFYPDGRIGKQPKLHITPTEVDEWNITPGEGLQIFPTSKGTVAVLTCYDIEFPEIVRMAKAMGADVIFCPSCTDDSHGFHRVRYSCHARTIENQVYVVTTGTVGALPTVDFMRANYGQAAVITPNDVPFPQRGIMIEGDINNDMIVTADLDLDLLYEVREKGSVTTWRDRRVDLYPDFEELVKPKNELIG
- a CDS encoding GNAT family N-acetyltransferase, translating into MYRKELYLYQQDTPIKAIVRNYMKEDFDQLIEIQRECFPPPFPSDLLWNEEQLTNHITLFPEGALCIEIDGEVVGSMTGLLVDFDPNHSQHTWEEITDSGYIRTHNSTGNTLYVVDISVKPAYRKLDLGKLLMQSMYDVVIHKDLDRLLGGGRMPGYHRVSEELSPQDYLNKIISGTLRDPVISFLLRCGRMPVTLIENYLEDEESLNYGVLMEWRNPFK
- a CDS encoding GNAT family N-acetyltransferase, whose amino-acid sequence is MEYVQLTDIKDPLFAQMHQLMQKIFPKEEVLDFDLWEGPLQDNSIRIFVAVNEDEVVGATEYRYYPDTNIAMTDFTIIGKEGLGIGRFLATKRSEDLKQLANGKEILGMFAEIYNPYKVESLPFGEVSVMNPFVRREVLSHLGYQKLNFTYVHPSWLNDGEAVSGLDLCFLPFQENIKSLEGKFIAQFLKTYYSVLSNKPGQWIEMVEELEARGSVELLPI
- a CDS encoding helix-turn-helix domain-containing protein; amino-acid sequence: MSLQWVTVLNKYREQMNGSKERSRFISLHIFEKESSFSFFTEQAGMLFNHTGSLEYQIGDDEYKILNQGEHLFYPKGVTLTIEVKEECFCTQFYLKKEIIEQFIWLLKQYGNYPTSIESQPYRICIFQQPQTKLIDHLLEEQIHSYFELKQDHDFFISLSLCKIMYYIFPDEHMLSKIVYLVETPFYPEEIQRVEAYMLENYHQPIRMKQLLEVAMVSESNLNRLYKKHFNLSPMERLTAIRMEQAALLLRDSSTTITEVAVQVGYQSMSAFVQQFKKKFGVSPKKYQSSK
- a CDS encoding ring-cleaving dioxygenase — its product is MEGLKPLKGQHHVSAITANASQNYHFYTKILGLRLVKKTVNQDDTSMYHLFYADERGNPGTDLTFFEIPRAGHTYYGTNSISTTSLRVPNDAALDYWKSRFEEFGVEYEEVSRATGRATLAFKDFEGQRLELVSDEHNQGVEGGKPWDKSPVPVEHAILGLGPVYLTVEEIEKTAKVLTDVLGYRKKGTYTSEERFEVSIFETAEGGTGAEIHLVERADLPKEKPGRGSVHHVAFRVENQEELMKWVQLLKQLRIPSSGFVERYYFKSLYFREPNGILFELATDGPGFEGDEPFESLGEKLALPPYFEDRRAEIEARIKPLDTKE